A window from Tachyglossus aculeatus isolate mTacAcu1 unplaced genomic scaffold, mTacAcu1.pri scaffold_127_arrow_ctg1, whole genome shotgun sequence encodes these proteins:
- the LOC119922855 gene encoding vomeronasal type-2 receptor 26-like, which produces MWLSGGRQTIPNYGCERQEKSVAVIGGATSALSISMANILGLYKLPQITYGPFDPILSDKTQFPSLYQVAPRISSLPRGMVRLMVHFDWAWVGLVVSDDMIGERVLSDVTGEMVRNGVCAAFTIKIPSKRFHFNLAWKFYYRVTATSATVLAAYGDAESLSLLRYVIERSGLSKLVLITTFHWNFTLNIKKVTNNYNFHGTFTMANIIKEVPHFRDFLRTVRPEKYPEIIVLKEFWESAFDCSFSFPELDGRKCSENASLELLPVHHFSLTMSALSYSVYNAIYAVTQGLQELLLSCSELESRGNKDCLVPHLWQLHEFLRKGQFHNPAGELVILDENRRSAAKFDILNFVIFPSGNGELVKVGEVDPQAPPDQDVIINETMIVWPGGASQAPHSQCSRSCGPGFRKHAQQGAAACCYFCVRCPEGEISNQTDTEQCVKCPGDQYSNIARDGCLHKVVTFLSPKEPLGMILVCMTLSFFLLTALVLGVFIKYRDTPIVRANNLNLSYTLLIALKLCFLCALTFIGQPTTASCLLCQTAFGVVFTVSISSILAKTVTVIMAFRATSLGSTVRKWVGPRSSISIILSCSLVQVTICVIWLGTAPPFPEMNTHAEPGLIIIECNEGSVIAFYCVLGYLGFLALVSFTVAFLARRLPDSFNEAKFITFGMLVFCSVWASFLPAYQGTKGKATVTTEIFSILASSAGLLGCIFIPKCYVILLQPDRNTREWLKRK; this is translated from the exons ATGTGGCTGTCGGGAGGACGACAGACCATCCCTAACTACGGCTGTGAAAGACAGGAAAAGTCCGTGGCTGTCATCGGAGGAGCTACATCTGCCCTGTCCATCAGCATGGCAAACATCCTGGGACTCTACAAGCTCCCACAG ATCACCTATGGCCCATTCGATCCGATCCTGAGCGACAAGACCCAATTTCCATCTCTCTATCAGGTGGCACCCaggatctcctctctgcctcgGGGAATGGTCCGTTTAATGGTACACTTTGACTGGGCCTGGGTCGGGCTGGTGGTGTCAGATGATATGATAGGAGAGAGAGTCCTCTCAGATGTGACCGGGGAGATGGTCAGGAATGGTGTCTGTGCAGCCTTTACCATAAAGATCCCCAGTAAGAGGTTCCACTTTAATTTAGCCTGGAAATTCTACTACAGGGTCACGGCTACATCAGCCACAGTGTTGGCTGCCTATGGGGATGCAGAGTCCCTAAGCCTTCTGAGATATGTGATAGAGAGATCTGGACTGTCCAAGTTGGTTTTGATCACCACCTTTCACTGGAACTTTACTTTGAACATTAAGAAAGTAACAAACAACTACAACTTTCATGGAACTTTCACAATGGCAAACATTATTAAAGAAGTTCCCCATTTCAGGGATTTTTTACGGACAGTTAGACCAGAAAAATACCCAGAAATCATTGTCTTGAAGGAGTTTTGGGAGTCTGCCTTTGACTGTTCCTTTTCATTTCCTGAACTGGATGGAAGAAAATGCTCAGAAAACGCTTCCTTGGAGTTGCTGCCTGTGCACCATTTTTCCCTGACGATGTCTGCCCTGAGTTACAGTGTGTACAATGCCATTTATGCTGTCACTCAGGGGCTCCAGGAGTTGCTCCTGTCCTGCTCAGAGCTGGAATCTCGGGGAAACAAGGATTGCCTGGTTCCTCATCTGTGGCAG CTCCACGAGTTTCTGAGAAAGGGTCAGTTTCATAACCCTGCCGGGGAACTGGTGATTCTGGACGAGAACCGCAGATCTGCTGCAAAATTTGACATTCTGAACTTTGTGATTTTTCCCAGTGGAAATGGTGAGTTGGTGAAAGTCGGGGAGGTGGACCCCCAGGCACCCCCCGACCAAGACGTCATCATCAATGAGACAATGATCGTGTGGCCCGGGGGAGCCTCTCAG GCTCCACATTCGCAGTGCAGCAGGAGCTGTGGACCAGGATTCAGAAAACACGCCCAGCAAGGGGCGGCTGCTTGCTGCTATTTTTGTGTCAGGTGCCCAGAGGGAGAGATTTCCAACCAGACAG ACACGGAGCAGTGTGTGAAGTGTCCTGGAGATCAGTATTCAAACATTGCGAGAGATGGCTGCCTTCACAAAGTGGTGACTTTCCTGTCCCCCAAAGAACCGTTGGGGATGATCCTGGTCTGCATgaccctctccttctttctcctcacagCCCTGGTTTTAGGAGTCTTCATTAAGTACCGAGACACCCCCATAGTCCGTGCCAATAACCTCAATCTCAGCTATACCCTCCTCATCGCCCTCAAactttgcttcctctgtgccctgaCCTTCATCGGCCAACCCACcacagcctcctgtctcctctgCCAAACGGCTTTTGGCGTCGTGTTCACTGTATCCATCTCCTCCATTTTGGCCAAGACTGTCACTGTGATTATGGCCTTCAGGGCCACGAGCTTGGGGAGCACAGTCAGAAAGTGGGTGGGGCCCAGATCCTCCATCTCAATAATCCTGTCCTGCTCCCTGGTCCAGGTGACGATCTGTGTGATCTGGTTGGGCACCGCTCCCCCATTCCCGGAGATGAACACACACGCTGAGCCCGGACTCATTATCATAGAGTGTAACGAGGGCTCCGTGATTGCCTTCTACTGTGTCCTGGGCTACCTGGgctttctggccctggtgagcttcactgtggctttcctggccaggaggctgcCCGACAGCTTCAATGAAGCCAAGTTCATCACGTTTggcatgctggtgttctgcagcgtctgggcctccttcctccccgcatACCAGGGCACCAAGGGGAAGGCCACAGTGACCACAgagatcttctccatcctggcctccagTGCCGGGCTTCTTGGCTGCATCTTCATCCCAAAGTGCTATGTCATCCTGCTGCAGCCTGACAGGAACACCCGggagtggttgaagaggaaatga